The following are from one region of the Paenibacillus bovis genome:
- a CDS encoding 5-formyltetrahydrofolate cyclo-ligase, whose amino-acid sequence MNLDFGKSLLRKQLKQRRLHMDPAQRIKESADICTAAQSYIEHLRITNGSSPLTLFSYLAYRDEPDTLPLLEYCWQQGDTVLVPRIDPDHQGIFHLYRICSITDVEPGAYGIPEPREALPAFPPERWQEIDLVIVPGLGYDLQGSRIGYGGGYYDRFMHKLTVSSTQRPLLGAFAFDTQIMSSVPMEPHDFRIDILFTASGYRYTEQQV is encoded by the coding sequence ATGAATTTGGATTTCGGAAAATCTCTTTTGCGCAAGCAGCTCAAACAGCGGCGTCTGCATATGGACCCCGCACAGAGAATCAAAGAATCGGCAGACATCTGTACTGCCGCTCAATCATATATAGAGCATTTACGTATCACAAACGGCTCTTCTCCGTTAACCCTGTTCAGTTATCTGGCTTATCGGGATGAACCGGATACGCTGCCTTTGCTGGAATATTGCTGGCAGCAGGGTGATACGGTACTGGTACCGCGTATTGATCCTGACCACCAGGGCATCTTCCATCTGTATCGCATCTGTTCGATTACCGATGTAGAGCCAGGAGCCTATGGCATCCCGGAGCCTCGAGAAGCATTGCCGGCTTTTCCGCCAGAACGCTGGCAGGAGATTGATCTGGTCATTGTACCGGGGCTGGGTTATGACTTACAGGGCAGCCGTATCGGGTATGGCGGCGGATACTATGACCGTTTTATGCACAAGTTAACAGTATCGTCCACACAGCGTCCATTATTGGGGGCTTTTGCTTTTGACACGCAGATCATGTCGTCTGTTCCGATGGAGCCGCATGATTTTCGGATAGATATTTTATTTACCGCTTCGGGATATCGGTATACGGAGCAGCAGGTTTAG
- the moaC gene encoding cyclic pyranopterin monophosphate synthase MoaC, whose amino-acid sequence MSHQENKEYEGLPVSSGKLTHFNEQGRARMVDISGKESSVRKAVASTRVIMKPDTLAAIKAGQIGKGDVLAVAQVAGIQAAKRTSDWIPMCHPLPLTGINVTFEDNGRDELHIEVEVKTEGKTGVEMEALTAASAVALTVYDMCKALQKDMIIGPTLLLSKSGGKSGDYTIDS is encoded by the coding sequence ATGAGCCATCAGGAAAATAAAGAATACGAAGGACTGCCGGTATCCTCGGGCAAGCTGACTCATTTTAATGAGCAGGGCCGGGCACGAATGGTCGATATTTCCGGCAAGGAAAGCTCGGTAAGAAAAGCGGTTGCTTCAACCCGCGTTATCATGAAGCCGGATACACTGGCAGCTATCAAAGCCGGCCAGATTGGCAAAGGCGACGTGCTGGCTGTTGCCCAGGTAGCTGGTATTCAGGCAGCCAAGCGTACATCGGATTGGATTCCCATGTGTCATCCGCTGCCGCTCACCGGTATCAATGTTACTTTTGAAGATAATGGCCGGGATGAGCTGCATATTGAGGTCGAGGTCAAGACCGAAGGCAAGACTGGCGTAGAAATGGAAGCACTGACAGCTGCTTCGGCAGTCGCTCTGACCGTCTATGATATGTGCAAAGCCTTGCAAAAGGATATGATTATCGGTCCAACGCTGCTGCTCTCCAAAAGTGGAGGCAAGAGCGGAGATTATACCATAGATTCCTAG
- a CDS encoding MogA/MoaB family molybdenum cofactor biosynthesis protein, giving the protein MVWRTAILTASDKGSRGEREDTSAQVIRELVEEELGGKIVEYRVVPDEPDEIIAALIEMTEYFNADLILTTGGTELAQRDVTPEATRRVIQREVPGMAEAMRATVMQKNRSAMLFRGICGIRERSLIVNLPGSPKGVHEHLAAIMDQLPEALLMITGQYSPNDER; this is encoded by the coding sequence ATGGTTTGGAGAACGGCTATTCTCACAGCCAGCGATAAAGGATCGCGCGGAGAGCGTGAAGATACGAGCGCACAGGTCATCCGTGAACTGGTAGAAGAAGAACTGGGCGGCAAGATTGTAGAGTATCGTGTTGTACCGGATGAACCGGACGAGATTATTGCTGCATTGATTGAAATGACAGAATATTTTAACGCCGATCTGATCCTGACGACAGGCGGAACCGAGTTGGCCCAGCGTGATGTAACGCCGGAAGCGACGCGGCGTGTAATTCAGCGTGAAGTACCGGGAATGGCCGAAGCCATGCGCGCTACCGTGATGCAGAAAAACCGTTCAGCGATGCTGTTCCGTGGCATTTGCGGGATTCGTGAGCGCAGCCTGATTGTCAATCTGCCTGGTTCTCCCAAAGGGGTGCATGAGCATCTGGCTGCCATTATGGACCAGCTGCCCGAAGCGCTGCTGATGATTACCGGACAATACAGTCCGAACGACGAGCGATAA
- a CDS encoding twin-arginine translocase TatA/TatE family subunit: MFSSIGPTGFILLIILALILFGPNKLPELGRAVGRTFREFKEGTRDMMKDEDKTTKVPADSIQSAEVVPEARTEEKR, translated from the coding sequence ATGTTTAGTTCAATTGGTCCTACCGGTTTTATTTTATTGATCATTCTTGCGCTGATTTTATTTGGTCCCAACAAGCTGCCCGAGCTGGGTCGCGCAGTAGGCCGGACGTTCCGTGAATTCAAGGAAGGTACACGCGATATGATGAAAGACGAAGACAAGACGACCAAAGTTCCTGCCGACTCGATCCAGAGCGCCGAAGTTGTACCGGAAGCGCGCACGGAAGAGAAACGTTAA
- the tatC gene encoding twin-arginine translocase subunit TatC, which produces MLNTEKDMSLVDHLTELRRRLIIVIAVLFFGLIAGLLVAQPVYQYLVAAETARQLVFHVFSFWDGIGLYMKIAMVVAIALTLPCAVYQLWAFVSPGLLPHERRAARRYIPFVFVMFLLGVLFAYYIIFPMALAFTSQVTRSMGLEETYGVVQYFTFMSNIVFPVAGLFELPIIVMFLTTIRILTPALLSKIRKAAYFVLVFVAVVITPPDFISDTLVAIPLLILYELSVILSKVVYRRQQRRDAERLMEEI; this is translated from the coding sequence ATGCTTAATACCGAAAAAGATATGTCTCTGGTGGATCATCTCACCGAGCTGAGGCGGCGGCTGATTATTGTGATCGCTGTGCTGTTTTTTGGTCTGATTGCCGGATTGCTGGTGGCTCAGCCTGTCTATCAGTATCTGGTGGCTGCAGAGACTGCCCGCCAACTGGTATTCCATGTATTCTCGTTCTGGGATGGCATAGGACTGTATATGAAAATTGCCATGGTTGTAGCTATCGCGCTGACTTTGCCGTGTGCCGTCTATCAGCTGTGGGCATTTGTCAGTCCAGGCTTACTGCCACATGAACGCAGGGCAGCGCGGCGTTATATTCCGTTTGTGTTTGTTATGTTCCTGCTGGGGGTACTGTTTGCCTATTATATTATTTTTCCGATGGCACTTGCTTTTACCTCTCAGGTGACCCGCAGTATGGGCTTGGAAGAAACCTACGGGGTTGTACAGTACTTTACCTTTATGTCGAACATTGTATTTCCTGTAGCCGGATTGTTCGAGCTGCCGATTATCGTCATGTTCCTGACGACGATCCGGATTCTGACTCCTGCACTACTCTCCAAAATACGCAAAGCAGCTTATTTTGTGCTCGTTTTTGTAGCTGTGGTTATTACGCCTCCGGACTTTATCTCGGATACCCTGGTCGCGATTCCGCTGCTAATACTGTATGAATTAAGTGTTATCTTATCCAAAGTCGTTTATCGCAGGCAGCAGCGCAGAGATGCCGAACGGCTGATGGAAGAAATCTAA